The genomic DNA TTTTGTCGTGTCACTTGGAGCATTATTACATGATATTGCAGATAGTAAGTTTTATGGAGGTGATGAAACTGTGGGGCCTCAAAAAGCACGCGCTTTTTTAATGTCAGAACAGGTAGCCGAACCAATAATCGTTCACATAGAGCAGATTATTAAAAATATTTCTTACAAAGGAGGGAATTTTAAACAAATTTTTACCTCTCCTGAACTGAAAGTCATACAAGATGCTGATAGAATAGATGCTATTGGAGCTATTGGAATTGCACGCTGTTTTAATTATGGAGGTTTTAAGAATAGAGAATTATACAATCCAGCGATTTCACCAAACTTAAATATGACTAAAGAAGAATACAAAAAGTCAAAAGCTCCAACAATAAATCATTTTTATGAAAAATTATTGTTATTAAAAGACAAAATGAATACTGAAACAGGTAAAAAAATTGCAGAAGAGCGTCATGTATTTATGGAAAAATTTTTAAAACAGTTTTATAACGAGTGGAATGGGCTTTGTTAATGATGCCTATGAAAGAGAATCGTAATACTTCCATTAGTAAAATAATTAGTAATATATAAATAATTAAATGAAAGGGATCTTTAATTTAGTAGTGTGCTTGTGGGCAATAAATTCTTGCTTTTCACAAGATAAAGTAGGTGTAGCAGTAAATAATCAGTTTAAAATAAACTATTACCTATTAGGAATAGATGCTTCTTATGAATTGGCATTAAATAAAAGTATTTTATGGGAAACAGGAGTAGGAATCGGAGCAGGAGGCTCTATAAGAGATAGGCTTTTTGTTGGAGAATCTTTTCAAATTGATTTTACATCTTTTCCCGTTTTAAGGTTAAGAAGCAGGTTAAAATATGTGTATAATAGAGCTAAAAGGTTTCAAAAAGGTAAAGATATTACTTATAACTCTGGTAATTATATAGCAATACAAGGAACTTTTTCTTCTAAAAAGGAAAATATAGCAAACGATCTTCTTTTAACAGATGTTGTTTGGGGAATTCAAAGAAGCTTGGGAGGAAAGTGGTTGTTTAATGTAAATACAGGGCTTGGGTATGCAAAAGATTTTGACACGCAACTTAGTCGATTTTACCCAACACTAGGAATTGCTTTTTCTTATATGATTTTCTAAATCGCTGTTAAGCATTCTCAAAAAACACTCACTTGTTTTCTAGTGAGTGTTTTTTGAGGACGCTATATTCTGAATAGTGGTACAAATTAGGAGAAGGAAACTATTTTCCAGAGAAATTTGCTTTTCGTTTTTCTAAAAAAGCAGTAGTCCCTTCTTTAAAATCTTCTGTACCAAAGCAGTTTCCAAAGGCGGTGATTTCTGTAAGGAAACCATTTACACCATCTTTATAGTTCGCATTTACAGCTTTTATAGCTCCGCTAATTGCAACAGGAGAATTTCTCATAATTTTACGAGCCAGTTTTTCAGTAAAAGGAAGTAATGCTTCAATACTCACTACGTGGTTTACCAAGCCAGCATCTTTAGCTTCTTCCGCAGTAATCATATGCGCAGTCATAATCATTTCCATAGCTTTACCTTTTCCTACCAATTGTGGTAGGCGCTGTGTACCTCCATATCCAGGAATAACCCCTAGAGAAACTTCCGGGAGTCCCATTTTAGCATGGTTAGAAGCTACTCTAAAATGACAAGCCATTGCCAATTCTAATCCTCCCCCAAGAGCAAAACCATTTACAGCAGCAATAACAGGTGTAGATAAATTTTCTACAAAATCAAATAACAATTCCTGTCCTTTAGCGGCAAGTTTACCTCCTTCTTCTTCAGAAAAATTCGAAAACTCAGAAATATCTGCTCCCGCAACAAAAGCTTTATCTCCGCTACCTGTAACTATAATTACTTTTACAGAGGAATCATTATTAAGGGTTGTGAAAGCATTGTGCAGTTCTTCAATAGTTACTTTATTTAACGCATTTAATTTTTTAGGACGGTTGATTGTTATTTTTCCTAAACCATCAGTAATATCAATTAAAATATTTTGAAAACCCATCTTTTTAGTGTTTATAAGTTGATAATGATGCTCAAAAAAGAGCATTTTTTTAGTTATTTTTTTGGCAATACTATGGTAAAAACAGTGCCAATTCCTTCCTTTGAACTGTAAGAAATAGTACCATCATACGCTTCAATGATATTCTTAATCATAGGCAAACCGAGTCCCATTCCACTAGATTTCGTAGTAAACTTAGGCTCAAAAATAAGATTTTTAAGTGTCTCTTTTATTCCTTTTCCGTTATCAGAAACAATAATTTTAAGATATTGCCCTTCAGAAGAAACTTTTACCTCTATTTTAGGGTGTTCTTCATTTTCAGTAGCTTGAGAAGCATTTTTAACAAGGTTGGTAACAATTCTAATGAGTTGAGTCTTGTCTAAATTAGCATATAACGTATCCGTTTCAGGAATATAATGAATGTATTTTTCATTAAAAATATCTAATGCTAATTTAATAACCTCAATAACGTTAAGTTGCTCCCGCTTTTGAGTAGGCATTTTTGCAAAATCAGAAAAAGCAGAAGCAATAGAACTCATTACGTCAATTTGCTGAATAAGAGTTTGACTATACTCTTTTAATTTTTCTTTTATGGTAGGGTCACTTGGGTCAAACCGTCTTTCAAAGCTTTGTACAGACAAACGCATTGGAGTTAATGGGTTTTTAATTTCATGAGCCACCTGCTTCGCCATTTCGCGCCAAGCTTGCTCCCGCTCACTTTTAGCCAATTTTACAGCACTATCTTCCAGTTGATCGATCATATTGTTATAGGCATCAACAAGGCTGTTAATTTCAGAACTTGCAGCTTCCAATGTGATTTTTTCATTTTGTTTATTCAAATGAGTTTGCTGCATTTTTTCTGAAATTGTTTTGATAGAGCGAGTTATATAGCTAGATAAAAAATAAGCAAGTGCAATGGCTGTTAAAAACATAAGAATATACACTAGCGCTAATCGTGACATAAACTCTTCTAATTCATGCTCTTGTTCTCTATTACTTTGGGCTATTTGAAGCTCTAAAATACCAATTCTTTTAAATCTAGGGTCGTTTATATAGGTATATGAAGATTGATAGGTAATTCCTTTTTCTGTAAAACTTTTTAATATTTTATGATTGGAGTTATTTGCTAGCTCCGTTACAATATCGCTAGTGAGTGGTTTTTCTTCAATTTGTTCAAAGGCATTAGGAATGGATGATTTTAGCAAGCGCCCATTCATATCATACATTGATATGTTTAATTTATGAACAGTTGCTATTTCGTAGATTCTATCTTGAAAAATTCGAGATAAATTTTTAGTAGTAACTGCATATGTAGTTTTTCTTTTAAGCTCTATTTCAATATCGTGTTTAGTAGCATCTTCTTTTCTACCAAAACGCTTGATATTATATTCTTTAGTTTGCTCATCATATTGATAAATAGTTATTGCAGCAATTAAAACAGAGGCTAATAACACCAATAGTATCATTGCTATAAAAATTCGGATTCGTAAAGAAATATGACTGAATTTTATCATGATAAGGCACTTATAAATATTGTTAGTTTACTTTTTCTTCCTTAGAATGTAGTAATCGCGTTAATTTGATAGATACATCAAGCAAAATGATTTTAGCATTCCCATTTCTTTCAATATGGTACATGGCATCGCTAATTTCTTTTTCAATAATGAGCATATTTCCACTATGTACAAAAGGAGCAAAATTTTTTAACTCAAACTTAGGTGTTTTAGTTTCTAAAAAAACTAGATCAGGGACCTTGTAATTTAACAACAATGCTTGTCTGAAAAACTGCAAGCAATATTGCAAGAATTGTTTTTGAGTTTCACGCCCACTCTTAGCAATAGCATCACTCCATTCAATGAGTTGTTGAATAACAGCAGCATTTCCTTTAGCCTTAAAAGCAGCTCTAATCCAAGTAATAAACCACTCTTCAAATAAAATGTCGTTAGCATTATGGTGTAATAGATGGACCGCCTTATTGTAATTTCCTGCAGCTTGATGCGCAATTTTTGTAGCTTCTGATTCCGAAACATTTTCCCTTTTCATTAAAGCAGTAACAATATCATGTTCACTTAATGAAGGAAAATGTAAAGCTTGGCATCGAGATTTTATAGTATTAATGATTTCTTGTTCATTTTCAGTAACCAACAAAAAAATTGTTTTACTAGGAGGCTCCTCAATTAATTTCAACAGTTTATTTGCAGCAGCAATATTCATTTTTTCAGCCATCCAAATAATCATCACCTTAAAACCACCTTCATAAGATTTTAATTGTAATTTTTTAACAATATCCTCGGCCTCATCAACATTTATAAGACCTTGTTTGTTTTCCACATGAATATGTTGTAACCAATTAAATAAACTACCATAAGGTTGTTCCGTTATAAAACGTCTCCAATCATCCAAAAAAAGATTGCTAACAGGGTGCTTCTTAACATTTTCATTGGTAGTAACAGGAAAAGCAAAATGTAAATCAGGGTGTTGTAATTTCTGACACTTTACATTACAAGCATCAGTCTCTTTAGAAAAATTACATAATAAAAATTGAGCATAAGCAATGGCCATTGGTAAAGCACCAGTACCTTCTTTACCTACAAATAATTGTGCATGTGGAATTCTCCCATTATTAGCAGAAGTTTGTAAATGTTTCTTGATGTGGTCTTGACCTATAATTTCGTTAAAAAGCATAGGCACAAATATACTATTTATAAAAAGAGAATAGTGAGTAATTTTGTAAATAGAAAAGGCTGTTGTAATTAACAGTTTAGAACAATTCCAATTTAGTATATTTGCAAACTAAATCCATATTTTTTTGAATACTATTGCATCCTTACATATTGGCGAAAAAGGTATAATTTCTGAAGAAAGCTTAGCAAACATTCCGTTAAAATTATTAGAAATGGGATGTTTACCTGGTGCAGAGGTCGAATTGTTACAAATAGCACCTTTGAATGATCCAATATATATATGCGTAAATGGAAGTCATTTAGCAATTAGAAAAGAAACAGCCAGTCAAATTTTGCTTACTAAAATAAAGTAAATGGAGGATAAAAAAGAAATAAGAGTATCTTTAATAGGAAACCCCAATACAGGAAAAACCTCATTGTTTAACCAACTTACAGGGTTGAATCAAAAGGTTGGGAATTATCCAGGAGTTACCGTTGATAGAAAAGAAGGAACATGCAAGCTGCCTAATAATCAAACTGCTCTAATAACAGATCTTCCAGGAACCTACAGTATCAATCCTACATCCATAGATGAAAGTATTGTCTTAAAAACGTTGGTGAATGCTGAAAAATCTAAGAAACCAGAGGTAGTAGTAGTAGTGGCGGATGTAGAAAACTTAAAAAGAAACTTATTACTTTTTACTCAAATTCAAGATTTAGAAATCCCGACAGTGCTAGCTATTAATATGGCAGACCAAATGGACCGTAAAGGAATTTCCATAGATATTGAGCTGTTAAAAAAGGAGCTAAAAACAGAAATAGTACTAATTAGTGTTCGAAATAACGTTGGAATAGAGGAGGTAAAAAAAGCGATCATTAAGAGTAGCATTCTTGAAAAAGGAGAAGCAGTATGTAGTATTAACTCAAAAATAGATCGAGCTTATTTTGAAAAATTACATGAGGTATCTTCAAAATTTTCATTATACGAACTGTGGTTAATGGTTACTCAAAATAGTTTTCCTGATAATATTTCAAAAGAGGAAAAAAATAAAATTCAAGATTTTAGAAGCGATTTGAGTAAGGTTAAAAAGTATCAGCATAAAGAAACTATTTATCGCTATCAAGTAATCAATGGAATTTTAAAAAACACCTACAAGGTAGAACGATCAAAAGGAACAGATGTTAGAGGGCAGCTTGATAGGATTTTTACTCATAAAATATTTGGATACCTTATTTTCTTTGCCATCTTATTGCTAATTTTTCAATCAATTTTTGACTGGGCATCGGCCCCAATGGATTTTATTGATGGCTTTTTTGCAACCATCGCAGAAGTTACAAAATCAAAGCTTCCTGAAGGAATGTTTACGGATTTACTTACAGAAGGAATTATTCCAGGTATTGGGGGAGTGGTTATTTTTATTCCGCAGATAGTAATTTTATTCATGTTTATAGCAATTTTGGAAGAAACAGGTTATATGAGTAGGGTTGTTTTTTTAATGGATAAAATAATGCGCCGCTTTGGAATGAGTGGAAAAAGTGTTATTCCACTAATCTCAGGAACAGCCTGCGCTATACCAGCAGTAATGGCTACCCGAACAATATCTAGTTGGAAAGAACGCTTAATCACTATTTTAGTAACTCCTTTTACAACTTGTTCAGCAAGACTGCCAGTATATGCTATTTTGATAGCATTGGTAATTCCAAATAAAAAGATATTTGGAATTGTAAATTTGCAAGGATTAACGCTTTTAGGACTGTATGGGCTAGGATTTTTAACGGCTATTATAGCTGCTTATATTTTGCATAAAACATTGAAAATAAAAAATGATTCATTTTTTATTGTAGAGATGCCTAATTATAAAATACCCTCTTTTAAAAATGTGTTTTTTGATGTTTTTGAAAAAACAAAAGCATTTGTTTTAGGAGCAGGTAAAATAATTTTAGCTATTTCAATTGTACTGTGGTTTTTAGCATCTAATGGACCTACTTCTTTTAAAAATGTGGAGAAAGAAGTACTGGCTAATGCAAGTTATAATACGTTATCTGATGCAGAGAAAGCACAGAAAATAGCTTCTGAAAAATTAGAGAAATCATATATAGGAATTATGGGGAAAACAATAGAACCCGTAGTAAAACCATTAGGATATGATTGGAAAATAGGAATAGGATTAATTACTTCATTTGCAGCGAGAGAGGTGTTTATAGGAACTTTAGCAACGATTTATAGCGTTGAAAATGATGACGAAGATACAACAACGATCAAACAAAAAATGCAATCTGAAATAAATCCAGAAACAGGAAAAAGTAGGTTTGATTTAGGAACAGGATTATCTCTTTTAGTTTTCTATGCCTTTGCAATGCAGTGTATGGCTACCTTAGCTATTGTAAAACGGGAAACGAAAAGCTGGAAGTGGCCATTGATACAACTTTTAGGAATGGGAGGTTTGGCGTATATCTCCGCGTTTATTACATATCAAATATTTAGTTAATGCAAGAAGTTTTAGTATATGTTGTTTTATTTATAGCAATTCTTTTTTTAGTTAAAAAGTTTGTTTACAAAAGGAAAGCCGATAAAGGTTGCGGTACTGATTGTGGTTGCTCTTAAATGGTTTTCTAAGGATTTGTCTAGTATAGATAAATGGAACTTAATAAAAATTAAAAGAGCTTGAGACTCTATGTGGAAAGAACAATAAAAAACTTTAATACTATAAGTTGTTGTTTTCTATGAAGTTGCGTTGTATAGCATAAAAAAGGGCAAAA from Tenacibaculum maritimum NCIMB 2154 includes the following:
- a CDS encoding enoyl-CoA hydratase/isomerase family protein, translating into MGFQNILIDITDGLGKITINRPKKLNALNKVTIEELHNAFTTLNNDSSVKVIIVTGSGDKAFVAGADISEFSNFSEEEGGKLAAKGQELLFDFVENLSTPVIAAVNGFALGGGLELAMACHFRVASNHAKMGLPEVSLGVIPGYGGTQRLPQLVGKGKAMEMIMTAHMITAEEAKDAGLVNHVVSIEALLPFTEKLARKIMRNSPVAISGAIKAVNANYKDGVNGFLTEITAFGNCFGTEDFKEGTTAFLEKRKANFSGK
- the feoB gene encoding ferrous iron transport protein B → MEDKKEIRVSLIGNPNTGKTSLFNQLTGLNQKVGNYPGVTVDRKEGTCKLPNNQTALITDLPGTYSINPTSIDESIVLKTLVNAEKSKKPEVVVVVADVENLKRNLLLFTQIQDLEIPTVLAINMADQMDRKGISIDIELLKKELKTEIVLISVRNNVGIEEVKKAIIKSSILEKGEAVCSINSKIDRAYFEKLHEVSSKFSLYELWLMVTQNSFPDNISKEEKNKIQDFRSDLSKVKKYQHKETIYRYQVINGILKNTYKVERSKGTDVRGQLDRIFTHKIFGYLIFFAILLLIFQSIFDWASAPMDFIDGFFATIAEVTKSKLPEGMFTDLLTEGIIPGIGGVVIFIPQIVILFMFIAILEETGYMSRVVFLMDKIMRRFGMSGKSVIPLISGTACAIPAVMATRTISSWKERLITILVTPFTTCSARLPVYAILIALVIPNKKIFGIVNLQGLTLLGLYGLGFLTAIIAAYILHKTLKIKNDSFFIVEMPNYKIPSFKNVFFDVFEKTKAFVLGAGKIILAISIVLWFLASNGPTSFKNVEKEVLANASYNTLSDAEKAQKIASEKLEKSYIGIMGKTIEPVVKPLGYDWKIGIGLITSFAAREVFIGTLATIYSVENDDEDTTTIKQKMQSEINPETGKSRFDLGTGLSLLVFYAFAMQCMATLAIVKRETKSWKWPLIQLLGMGGLAYISAFITYQIFS
- a CDS encoding DNA polymerase III subunit; this encodes MLFNEIIGQDHIKKHLQTSANNGRIPHAQLFVGKEGTGALPMAIAYAQFLLCNFSKETDACNVKCQKLQHPDLHFAFPVTTNENVKKHPVSNLFLDDWRRFITEQPYGSLFNWLQHIHVENKQGLINVDEAEDIVKKLQLKSYEGGFKVMIIWMAEKMNIAAANKLLKLIEEPPSKTIFLLVTENEQEIINTIKSRCQALHFPSLSEHDIVTALMKRENVSESEATKIAHQAAGNYNKAVHLLHHNANDILFEEWFITWIRAAFKAKGNAAVIQQLIEWSDAIAKSGRETQKQFLQYCLQFFRQALLLNYKVPDLVFLETKTPKFELKNFAPFVHSGNMLIIEKEISDAMYHIERNGNAKIILLDVSIKLTRLLHSKEEKVN
- a CDS encoding HD domain-containing protein, whose product is MNTTKIIANTIVFVKETLKGAEGGHDWFHVERVYKNALQIAKQEKVDGFVVSLGALLHDIADSKFYGGDETVGPQKARAFLMSEQVAEPIIVHIEQIIKNISYKGGNFKQIFTSPELKVIQDADRIDAIGAIGIARCFNYGGFKNRELYNPAISPNLNMTKEEYKKSKAPTINHFYEKLLLLKDKMNTETGKKIAEERHVFMEKFLKQFYNEWNGLC
- a CDS encoding sensor histidine kinase gives rise to the protein MILLVLLASVLIAAITIYQYDEQTKEYNIKRFGRKEDATKHDIEIELKRKTTYAVTTKNLSRIFQDRIYEIATVHKLNISMYDMNGRLLKSSIPNAFEQIEEKPLTSDIVTELANNSNHKILKSFTEKGITYQSSYTYINDPRFKRIGILELQIAQSNREQEHELEEFMSRLALVYILMFLTAIALAYFLSSYITRSIKTISEKMQQTHLNKQNEKITLEAASSEINSLVDAYNNMIDQLEDSAVKLAKSEREQAWREMAKQVAHEIKNPLTPMRLSVQSFERRFDPSDPTIKEKLKEYSQTLIQQIDVMSSIASAFSDFAKMPTQKREQLNVIEVIKLALDIFNEKYIHYIPETDTLYANLDKTQLIRIVTNLVKNASQATENEEHPKIEVKVSSEGQYLKIIVSDNGKGIKETLKNLIFEPKFTTKSSGMGLGLPMIKNIIEAYDGTISYSSKEGIGTVFTIVLPKK
- a CDS encoding FeoA family protein, which produces MNTIASLHIGEKGIISEESLANIPLKLLEMGCLPGAEVELLQIAPLNDPIYICVNGSHLAIRKETASQILLTKIK
- a CDS encoding FeoB-associated Cys-rich membrane protein — translated: MQEVLVYVVLFIAILFLVKKFVYKRKADKGCGTDCGCS